The following are from one region of the Paenibacillus bovis genome:
- a CDS encoding extracellular solute-binding protein gives MGIKKTAAVLLTTVLTAATLAACGGGTGSSNSASATTENAYKEKYDPPVTISTVWGIDPSLKFKNGESAENNVATKWAKDKFGIDIKSLWSVTDTNGAFATKMRLSMSSGQDMPDVVTIGDTDAQLAQDLIDSGIYSEVGPLFDKYASDTWKAAMAEDPNVWNPYIREGKKMGIPVLDYAYNHDYVLWIRQDWLDKLNMKAPTTMDELEKVMDAFKTKNPDGLSPDKVIPLSIGFKNSMNTWMGDPSWIFGAYGTLPQQWNKAADGTLQYGSIQPGMKQGLSKIKEWFDKGYIPKEAALWDENKTSEPAVAGTAGILPGPYWMSGWPLQDTVKNAPGAVWKPIAIPAGPDGKAMRHGTATTNGVTLINKNMKNPEAFFTYQNYMFDHLANPKADSEFDNGLFKGYDYDLDASGKVMPIDKIPGGYVNSVRYLLVRDGARIPNAQMDALLKLADGAKPETRLERDIANNYGPLTPEAAKVLMSQKDISYPNMFTGPTTQSMKTKMDYLNKIESQAFNEIIYGKSPVDSFDTFVQTWKSSGGDDVTKEVNDWYSSIQK, from the coding sequence ATGGGAATCAAAAAAACCGCTGCGGTTTTGCTGACAACAGTACTTACCGCAGCCACACTTGCCGCATGTGGAGGCGGTACCGGAAGCAGCAATTCCGCATCGGCCACTACTGAAAACGCATACAAGGAAAAATACGATCCGCCGGTAACGATCAGCACCGTATGGGGTATTGATCCATCACTCAAATTCAAAAACGGCGAATCGGCTGAAAATAATGTGGCGACCAAATGGGCGAAAGACAAATTCGGGATCGATATCAAATCGCTCTGGTCCGTAACGGATACCAATGGAGCATTTGCTACCAAAATGCGTCTGTCCATGTCATCCGGTCAAGATATGCCGGATGTGGTGACTATCGGCGACACCGATGCACAATTGGCACAGGATCTGATCGATTCAGGAATTTACAGCGAAGTAGGTCCGCTGTTTGACAAATATGCGTCAGACACTTGGAAAGCGGCTATGGCTGAAGATCCAAATGTCTGGAACCCTTATATCCGTGAAGGCAAAAAAATGGGTATTCCGGTTCTCGATTACGCCTACAATCATGATTATGTACTGTGGATCCGCCAGGACTGGCTGGACAAGCTGAACATGAAAGCACCAACGACTATGGATGAGCTGGAAAAAGTCATGGACGCTTTCAAAACCAAAAACCCGGATGGACTGTCTCCGGATAAAGTCATTCCGCTGAGTATCGGTTTCAAAAATTCCATGAATACATGGATGGGCGATCCGTCCTGGATCTTCGGCGCTTACGGCACACTGCCACAGCAGTGGAACAAAGCCGCTGACGGTACACTGCAATACGGCTCGATTCAGCCGGGCATGAAGCAGGGGCTGAGCAAAATCAAGGAATGGTTCGACAAAGGCTATATTCCAAAAGAAGCTGCCCTGTGGGATGAAAACAAAACATCCGAACCAGCGGTAGCAGGTACAGCAGGTATCCTGCCGGGACCTTACTGGATGAGTGGCTGGCCGCTGCAGGATACAGTGAAAAATGCACCGGGCGCTGTCTGGAAGCCAATCGCAATCCCAGCCGGGCCGGATGGCAAAGCAATGCGTCACGGTACAGCAACCACCAACGGTGTTACCCTGATCAACAAAAACATGAAAAATCCGGAAGCTTTCTTTACCTACCAGAATTATATGTTTGATCATCTGGCGAATCCGAAGGCAGACAGCGAGTTCGACAACGGTCTGTTCAAAGGCTATGACTATGATCTGGATGCATCCGGCAAAGTAATGCCGATCGACAAAATTCCGGGCGGTTATGTGAACAGCGTACGTTATCTGCTGGTTCGTGATGGAGCACGTATTCCGAATGCACAGATGGATGCCCTGCTCAAACTGGCAGATGGTGCCAAGCCGGAGACCCGTCTGGAACGCGATATTGCCAATAACTATGGTCCATTAACACCGGAAGCAGCCAAAGTGCTGATGTCCCAAAAAGATATTTCCTATCCGAATATGTTTACCGGTCCAACGACACAAAGCATGAAAACCAAAATGGATTATCTGAACAAAATCGAAAGCCAGGCTTTCAATGAAATTATCTATGGCAAGTCTCCAGTCGATTCCTTTGATACGTTCGTTCAGACCTGGAAATCTTCCGGCGGTGACGATGTAACCAAAGAAGTCAACGACTGGTACAGCAGTATCCAAAAATAA
- a CDS encoding aldo/keto reductase: MKYQYLGRSGLQVSLLGLGTNSFGKRADKKTSIQILHAAMDSGINFIDTANIYAGTASERIIGEGLKNGKRHEVILATKAGLPRGDEPNQRGSSRYHLQRELEDSLKRLQTDYVDLYQIHTFDPYTPLDETLRTLEHMVQSGKVRYIGASNYAAWELMKALGISDQLKLERFVSIQTSYSLADRTPEQELMPLCQDQGVGIIPYFPLAGGILTGKYSQEDEAPAGSRADKDPSFNRLLTGERIGLADGISWCARSLSIDPAVLSLAWLMRQPAVSSIIAGATSVEQLNNNLNSIELVLSDDVMAELERLSKPFRYSEPFATYRLL; this comes from the coding sequence ATGAAATATCAATATCTGGGACGAAGCGGATTGCAGGTGTCCCTGCTCGGATTGGGCACCAACTCGTTTGGTAAGCGCGCCGACAAAAAAACATCGATTCAAATTCTGCATGCAGCGATGGACAGCGGTATTAATTTTATCGATACTGCAAATATCTATGCAGGTACCGCTTCCGAGCGGATTATCGGCGAAGGACTCAAAAACGGTAAACGGCATGAGGTGATTCTTGCGACCAAAGCCGGCTTGCCACGCGGAGATGAACCGAATCAACGCGGCTCTTCACGCTACCATCTGCAGCGCGAACTGGAAGACAGTCTCAAACGTCTGCAGACCGACTACGTGGATCTGTATCAGATTCATACATTTGATCCCTATACACCGCTCGACGAGACACTTCGTACACTCGAACATATGGTGCAGTCCGGTAAAGTGCGCTATATCGGCGCTTCCAATTATGCAGCCTGGGAACTTATGAAAGCGCTCGGAATCAGTGATCAGCTCAAGCTGGAGCGATTTGTATCGATCCAGACGTCCTACTCGCTGGCTGATCGTACACCGGAACAGGAATTAATGCCTCTCTGTCAGGATCAGGGCGTCGGGATTATCCCTTACTTCCCACTGGCTGGAGGAATACTGACCGGCAAATATTCGCAGGAAGACGAAGCGCCCGCAGGTTCGCGCGCGGACAAAGACCCTTCCTTTAATCGACTGTTGACCGGAGAACGAATCGGACTTGCTGACGGGATCAGCTGGTGTGCCCGTTCGCTGTCCATCGATCCGGCTGTACTATCCCTGGCCTGGCTGATGAGACAGCCTGCCGTCTCCAGTATTATTGCCGGAGCCACATCGGTAGAACAGCTGAATAATAATCTGAACAGCATTGAACTGGTACTGAGCGATGATGTCATGGCAGAGCTGGAGCGTTTAAGCAAGCCTTTCCGCTACAGTGAGCCTTTTGCAACCTATCGTCTGTTATAA
- a CDS encoding response regulator, producing the protein MVNILLVDDESYVTESLALTIPWEQLRIQQVYRADSVDQALELMHQHEIDIVVTDIRMPDRDGLELLSEISRQWPEVRTMVLTGHSDFEYAQKAIRLKASDYILKPVDDEQFIKSVHTAVQALEEEWDQLDRYNQLSYRRQSELELLREGLLSDLMLGREPGERELLNRLESYEVTLRPGDIVRMLFVPASPSLRGMEESEARLLEYAAANIAAEVLGQQRPLWSGRAPHNGLVMLWKRDEQGIPQQDEQLLEAFVDNANRYLKLQLNVYVSEWIIFPDGLASAYRQLLRFAQGSAVSGDSRVHSVQPQHHTLERPAINKYMEPLYRPPTLIHLLESGQWDTAREKLTGVLDSLESLPLTHEQLYEVYLAVSNALVYMAHHHGHVLPANDSGGLDPFAAQHITGSLDRLRSWCMDVLTRMEGQRSSSVEPSRSRIVKQVQEIVAGHLGQDVSVKNIADRVFLHPVYLSKIYKAETGEGLGDYIIRIRMEKALYLLKHTNHKIYEITAELGYQNPQYFSKLFKKHYGMTPNEFRDK; encoded by the coding sequence ATGGTCAATATTTTACTGGTAGATGACGAATCATATGTAACAGAAAGTCTGGCGCTCACTATTCCTTGGGAACAGCTGCGTATTCAGCAGGTCTATCGTGCCGACTCGGTCGATCAGGCACTGGAACTTATGCATCAGCATGAGATCGATATTGTAGTAACCGATATCCGTATGCCGGATCGTGACGGTCTGGAGCTGCTGAGTGAGATATCACGCCAGTGGCCGGAGGTGCGCACTATGGTGCTAACCGGACATTCGGATTTTGAATATGCGCAAAAAGCAATCCGGCTCAAAGCAAGTGATTATATCCTCAAGCCGGTAGATGACGAGCAGTTTATCAAAAGCGTCCATACTGCTGTTCAGGCATTGGAGGAAGAATGGGATCAGCTTGATCGTTATAATCAGCTTTCCTATCGCCGTCAGTCCGAGCTGGAGCTGCTGCGTGAAGGGCTACTGAGTGACCTGATGCTTGGCCGTGAACCGGGTGAACGAGAGCTGCTGAACCGTCTGGAAAGCTATGAAGTTACACTGCGTCCCGGAGATATCGTCCGCATGCTATTTGTTCCTGCCAGTCCATCGCTGCGCGGGATGGAAGAGAGCGAAGCCCGTCTGCTGGAATATGCAGCCGCCAATATTGCAGCCGAAGTATTGGGTCAGCAGCGTCCGTTATGGTCCGGCAGAGCGCCGCATAACGGACTGGTAATGCTGTGGAAAAGGGATGAGCAGGGGATACCACAGCAGGATGAGCAGCTGCTGGAGGCGTTTGTGGATAATGCCAACCGCTATCTGAAGCTCCAACTGAATGTGTATGTTAGCGAATGGATCATTTTCCCGGATGGGCTGGCTTCTGCTTATCGGCAGCTACTGCGTTTTGCACAGGGTTCAGCGGTCTCCGGGGACTCCCGTGTTCATTCCGTACAGCCACAGCACCATACACTGGAACGTCCGGCAATCAACAAATATATGGAGCCGCTGTATCGTCCGCCTACCTTGATCCATCTGCTGGAATCAGGCCAATGGGATACCGCACGAGAAAAGCTGACGGGTGTACTGGATTCGCTGGAATCCCTGCCGCTGACTCATGAGCAGCTGTACGAAGTATATCTGGCAGTGAGCAATGCGCTGGTCTATATGGCGCATCATCATGGGCATGTACTGCCAGCCAATGATTCGGGCGGACTGGATCCTTTTGCTGCCCAGCATATCACAGGGTCCCTGGATCGGCTGCGCAGCTGGTGCATGGATGTACTGACCCGGATGGAAGGACAGCGCAGCTCATCTGTAGAGCCGAGTCGCAGCCGGATCGTCAAGCAGGTACAGGAGATTGTCGCCGGTCATCTGGGACAGGATGTATCTGTCAAAAATATTGCCGATCGCGTATTTCTGCATCCGGTCTATCTGTCCAAAATTTACAAGGCAGAGACCGGTGAGGGATTGGGCGATTATATTATCCGTATCCGTATGGAAAAAGCATTGTATCTGCTTAAGCATACGAATCATAAAATCTATGAAATTACGGCTGAACTGGGCTATCAGAATCCGCAGTATTTCAGCAAATTATTCAAAAAGCACTATGGCATGACCCCGAATGAATTCAGGGACAAGTAA
- a CDS encoding ADP-ribosylglycohydrolase family protein, which translates to MNNQQFPIPVPSVKGGIIGLFIADAVGVPYEFMSRKEIAAHPAVDMIGYGTHNQPPGTWSDDSTMTLCLLYSLVMHPQLDTDDLGRRFIQWYRQGLWTAHDELFDIGIATRQAITRMESGDTPYEQCGGKDEYSNGNGSLMRILPLIYRLANTSRTERYEWVRRVSSLTHRHPVSILAGVIYVELGMQILSASSGQSLRDSYLAMCEIIRTHYSDHAEYSRFARIVQGGLDQLSRDDIASSGYVVHTLEASIWTLLHTDSYREAVLMAVNLGEDTDTTAAVTGGLAGMYYDYESIPAEWCSQLARLEDIEAICERFDRMIESLSAATKGTDDEE; encoded by the coding sequence ATGAATAATCAACAATTTCCAATACCTGTACCATCCGTCAAAGGAGGCATTATCGGACTATTTATAGCAGATGCGGTTGGCGTCCCTTATGAATTCATGAGTCGAAAGGAAATCGCAGCTCATCCGGCAGTCGATATGATCGGGTATGGAACCCACAATCAGCCGCCCGGTACATGGTCGGACGACAGCACCATGACGCTTTGTCTGCTGTACAGCCTCGTGATGCATCCGCAGCTGGATACGGATGATCTAGGACGACGTTTTATCCAGTGGTATCGTCAGGGATTATGGACAGCACATGATGAACTGTTTGATATCGGGATTGCTACCCGGCAGGCTATTACACGCATGGAGAGCGGAGATACTCCTTATGAACAATGCGGTGGCAAAGATGAATACAGCAATGGCAATGGCTCACTGATGCGCATTTTGCCGCTAATTTACCGGTTGGCAAATACGAGCAGAACAGAGCGGTATGAGTGGGTCAGACGGGTATCTTCGCTGACGCATCGGCATCCGGTATCTATTCTGGCAGGAGTTATTTATGTGGAGCTTGGCATGCAGATACTATCCGCTTCATCTGGACAGAGTCTGCGTGATAGCTATTTGGCGATGTGCGAGATTATTCGGACGCATTATAGCGACCATGCGGAATACAGCCGATTTGCACGTATTGTACAGGGAGGTCTGGATCAGCTATCCAGAGACGATATTGCCTCCAGCGGTTATGTAGTGCATACACTGGAAGCCAGTATCTGGACACTGCTGCATACAGACAGTTACAGGGAAGCGGTATTGATGGCGGTAAACCTTGGAGAGGATACTGACACGACAGCTGCTGTGACAGGTGGATTGGCAGGCATGTACTATGATTATGAGTCCATACCTGCAGAGTGGTGTAGCCAGCTGGCCCGATTGGAAGATATCGAAGCGATATGCGAGCGCTTTGACCGGATGATCGAGAGCCTGTCCGCAGCGACGAAAGGGACAGACGATGAGGAATGA
- a CDS encoding DUF1361 domain-containing protein — translation MRNENIWGSRTWIGKVVVLAALLIGTIFCVWMGQHIRDYTGRSLYRFLNWDIFLAWVPVMLALLLDGVFSFYRQRRISWPLRIVSGVLVVSWLLFYPNSAYLVTDMIHPFVHYKPNGRFVHDLEFWYHLFLFVTAAVVGLGLGTYSLSSLQLLVAERYGAVRSWVFACIVLVLSSIGIYIGRFVRWNSWDVFTDPHKIWSDVVHIVGDPAELHFMLVFSSMMLVISLVGYLVMRGGMFRLQGRSSRW, via the coding sequence ATGAGGAATGAAAATATATGGGGTAGTCGTACATGGATCGGCAAAGTGGTCGTGCTGGCTGCTTTGCTTATAGGGACTATTTTTTGTGTCTGGATGGGGCAGCATATCCGGGATTACACCGGTCGATCACTGTACCGTTTTTTGAACTGGGATATTTTTCTGGCATGGGTTCCTGTGATGCTGGCATTGCTGCTGGATGGAGTATTTTCCTTTTACAGACAGCGCCGGATATCCTGGCCGCTCCGGATTGTTAGTGGGGTGCTGGTCGTCAGCTGGCTGTTGTTTTATCCGAACTCGGCTTATCTGGTGACAGATATGATTCATCCGTTTGTCCATTACAAACCCAATGGACGTTTTGTGCATGATCTGGAATTCTGGTATCACCTGTTTCTGTTCGTTACGGCTGCTGTGGTAGGGCTGGGGCTGGGAACGTATTCGCTGTCTTCCCTGCAGCTGCTTGTTGCGGAGCGTTACGGTGCTGTGCGTTCGTGGGTGTTTGCATGTATTGTGCTTGTACTCAGCAGTATCGGCATTTATATTGGACGCTTTGTACGCTGGAACAGCTGGGATGTATTTACCGATCCGCATAAGATCTGGAGTGATGTAGTGCATATTGTTGGCGATCCGGCAGAACTACATTTTATGCTTGTATTTAGCAGCATGATGCTAGTGATTAGTCTGGTAGGCTATCTGGTTATGCGCGGCGGTATGTTTAGGTTACAGGGGAGAAGTTCCCGCTGGTGA
- a CDS encoding sensor histidine kinase, which yields MYRYNLFTKMIILLVVMLVPIIILYTYSNQTTTHVLRQELNQSNMNQLSFFQNQVNTNIELLSSWPNLLIHDPDVVSFNDMYLQNGYLNLDSINLVKRIQSKLAIQESSSNWRAHLSIYSPSLKRLVTDSDAASVDPSSASRDFRSGWQVTRVPDTLSSAPAQFVFSWTSISPYNASVDSADISTVIKVEFDSGNIQDMLDKFKSDGRRDPFYYNPGLGTIYNRSADHRLTDALITAMHEQPLKEIESRTVNVNGQSYMVNAVRSEVTGWYMIDYIPLNDILQPIQDSNRLFYLSVIILLLMSFIAAYLLYAQVQVPMRQLIVGFTRLKQEDYSVRITPRGRNEFAYLSDRFNSMVSQIQTLFEHVYLEKIHVREARLKQLQSQINPHFFYNCFSFITSMAKLNNQQAVIAMSQNLSQYYRYTTRQERDLVPLAEEMDFVSNYLAIQQMRMARLNYNIELQEALQSVLIPPLMIQPLVENAVIHGIERYSSAGQIRISGYRDGEQWVLSVEDDGKGMEPEPMQQLQASLQEPLGEEMGCGLWNVHQRMQLRFGEGAGVTLSASPLGGLQVTLRWQSEPVDITS from the coding sequence GTGTACCGCTATAATTTATTTACCAAAATGATTATTCTGCTTGTTGTGATGCTGGTACCTATTATTATTCTCTATACGTATTCCAATCAGACGACTACGCATGTACTCCGGCAGGAGCTGAATCAGTCCAATATGAATCAGCTTAGCTTTTTTCAAAATCAGGTGAATACGAATATTGAGCTGCTGTCGTCCTGGCCGAATCTGCTGATTCACGACCCGGATGTAGTCAGCTTTAACGATATGTATTTGCAAAATGGATATCTGAATCTGGATTCCATTAATCTGGTCAAGCGGATTCAGAGCAAGCTGGCTATCCAGGAAAGTTCGTCCAACTGGAGAGCGCATCTGTCTATTTATTCGCCATCGCTGAAGCGGCTGGTTACGGACAGTGATGCCGCTTCGGTAGATCCGTCGTCTGCCTCCCGGGATTTCCGCTCGGGCTGGCAGGTGACTCGTGTGCCGGATACGTTATCTTCCGCGCCGGCACAATTTGTATTTTCCTGGACATCGATTTCGCCGTATAATGCATCGGTGGACTCAGCCGATATCAGCACGGTTATCAAAGTCGAATTTGATAGCGGTAACATTCAGGATATGCTGGATAAATTCAAAAGTGACGGACGCCGTGATCCGTTTTATTACAATCCCGGATTGGGTACGATCTATAACCGATCTGCAGATCATCGGTTAACGGATGCGCTGATCACTGCGATGCATGAACAGCCGCTTAAAGAGATTGAGAGCCGGACGGTTAATGTGAACGGTCAATCCTATATGGTCAATGCGGTACGTTCGGAAGTAACCGGCTGGTACATGATTGACTATATTCCGCTCAATGATATTTTGCAGCCGATTCAGGATTCCAACCGACTGTTTTACCTGTCGGTGATTATACTGCTGCTGATGAGCTTTATTGCTGCGTATCTGCTGTACGCACAGGTGCAGGTGCCCATGCGCCAGCTGATTGTAGGGTTTACAAGGCTTAAGCAGGAGGATTATTCGGTGCGGATTACGCCCAGGGGACGCAACGAGTTTGCTTACCTGTCGGATCGGTTTAACTCGATGGTCTCCCAGATCCAGACACTGTTTGAACATGTGTATCTGGAGAAGATTCATGTACGGGAAGCACGGCTCAAGCAGCTGCAGTCTCAGATTAATCCGCATTTCTTTTATAACTGCTTTTCCTTTATTACGAGTATGGCCAAGCTGAACAATCAGCAGGCGGTCATCGCCATGTCCCAAAATCTATCGCAGTATTATCGATACACGACCCGTCAGGAGCGTGATCTAGTACCGCTAGCGGAGGAGATGGACTTTGTATCCAATTATCTGGCGATTCAGCAGATGCGGATGGCACGGCTCAACTATAATATTGAACTCCAAGAAGCTCTGCAGAGCGTACTGATTCCACCGCTGATGATTCAGCCACTCGTAGAGAATGCTGTGATTCACGGAATCGAACGTTACTCCTCGGCTGGACAGATTCGGATTAGCGGATACAGGGATGGAGAGCAGTGGGTACTTTCTGTCGAAGATGACGGCAAAGGCATGGAGCCGGAACCGATGCAGCAGCTGCAGGCTAGCCTGCAAGAGCCGCTTGGAGAAGAGATGGGCTGCGGATTATGGAATGTACATCAGCGGATGCAACTGCGTTTTGGCGAAGGAGCTGGTGTCACATTATCCGCTTCTCCACTGGGTGGTCTGCAGGTAACCCTGCGCTGGCAGAGTGAACCGGTTGACATAACCTCCTGA
- a CDS encoding RNA polymerase subunit sigma: MMTPEEVIACNYKGIEGSFIHALHEENYFNPSSFKAYVQAITDLTPASEDVALDRTLMEQVFFTYSYILKSIMWHFDMNDRSMIENLPEEQLVEYVDRLEEVVRRFIRGGSAG; this comes from the coding sequence ATGATGACACCCGAAGAAGTGATTGCCTGTAATTACAAAGGAATTGAAGGCAGCTTTATCCATGCTCTGCATGAAGAGAATTATTTTAACCCGTCCAGTTTCAAAGCCTATGTGCAAGCGATTACCGACCTGACACCGGCATCGGAAGATGTTGCGCTGGATCGGACACTAATGGAGCAGGTGTTTTTTACATACAGTTATATTCTCAAAAGTATCATGTGGCATTTTGATATGAATGATCGGTCGATGATAGAGAATCTGCCTGAGGAGCAGCTGGTAGAGTACGTAGATCGTCTGGAAGAAGTTGTGCGCCGTTTTATTCGCGGAGGAAGTGCTGGATAG
- a CDS encoding S66 family peptidase — MEYIPDRYSSADNGFSYPSSQIIYPAPLRKGDRIAIIAPSSGVNPEAHHLLHRTREYLEQLGYMVTLGDSVWTNDKCVSLPKAERAAELQQFLLDEQVQAIIPPWGGEFLMELLPLLDWDRIREQPPKWILGFSDISTLTFAYTLQTGYASAHGPGAIDISGSDDPTTSIWLQMLTAADGQSVEQYSSTHYQTVSDHSQPGYNLDTSTEWRILGQEDQPEASLQFSGRLIGGCMDVITVLIGTKWAPVNEFIEHYAASDSVIWYLESCEMNAGDIYRHLWQMDQAGWFRHAKGILIGRPAGYSALGNFELTDALQQVFGDRNIPVVYGVDIGHIPPQLTLINGASAIVSVKSGQGSIVQTLD; from the coding sequence ATGGAATATATCCCGGATCGTTATTCATCTGCCGATAACGGCTTCAGCTACCCATCATCCCAGATTATCTATCCTGCTCCATTACGCAAAGGAGACCGGATTGCGATTATCGCTCCGTCCAGCGGCGTTAATCCCGAAGCTCATCATCTGTTGCACCGGACACGCGAGTACCTGGAACAATTGGGTTATATGGTTACACTCGGTGACAGCGTATGGACCAATGATAAATGCGTCAGTCTGCCCAAAGCCGAACGTGCTGCCGAACTGCAGCAATTTCTGCTGGATGAGCAGGTGCAGGCGATTATTCCGCCGTGGGGCGGAGAATTTCTGATGGAGCTGCTGCCGCTGCTGGACTGGGATCGGATTCGTGAGCAGCCACCCAAATGGATACTTGGCTTCTCCGATATCAGTACGCTCACATTTGCCTATACCCTGCAGACCGGGTACGCTTCGGCTCATGGCCCAGGAGCTATCGATATTTCCGGCTCTGATGATCCGACAACATCCATCTGGCTGCAAATGCTGACTGCAGCGGACGGCCAGAGTGTGGAGCAATATTCTTCTACCCACTATCAGACGGTCAGTGACCATAGCCAGCCCGGTTATAATCTCGATACATCCACCGAATGGCGCATTCTGGGCCAAGAAGATCAGCCAGAGGCCTCGCTCCAGTTCTCCGGTCGCCTGATTGGCGGTTGTATGGATGTTATTACGGTGCTGATCGGTACGAAGTGGGCTCCGGTAAATGAATTTATCGAACATTATGCAGCATCGGATAGTGTAATCTGGTATCTGGAGAGCTGCGAAATGAATGCCGGGGACATTTATCGCCATCTCTGGCAGATGGATCAGGCAGGGTGGTTCCGTCACGCCAAAGGTATACTGATCGGCAGACCTGCTGGTTATTCCGCGCTGGGCAATTTCGAACTGACCGATGCATTGCAGCAGGTATTCGGGGATCGGAATATTCCAGTCGTGTATGGCGTAGATATTGGACATATTCCTCCTCAACTGACGCTGATTAATGGTGCTTCAGCCATTGTGAGCGTGAAGTCCGGGCAGGGTAGCATCGTGCAGACCCTGGACTAG
- a CDS encoding ABC transporter ATP-binding protein, producing the protein MIIDIHHASWRREQSTIINNISWQVQPGEHWCLLGLNGSGKTTLLNMINGYIWPTTGSISVLGEKFGEVDLREHRKRIGWVSTSLQQRLHGRDTAENIVLSGKFASIGIYTQIEDHDREQALQLMQQLDAERLVGRTYDTLSQGERQRILIARALMASPDLLILDEPCTGLDIFARDQLLQRVQTIANGQNAPTLLYVTHHIEEIMPCFNKTMLLRDGQIFAAGSTADMLDSQRLSDFFNTSVEVRPEPGDRYSIRLTGPFTTMPAEAAE; encoded by the coding sequence TTGATTATTGATATCCATCATGCCAGCTGGCGGCGCGAACAGAGTACGATTATTAACAATATTTCCTGGCAGGTGCAGCCGGGTGAACACTGGTGTCTGCTTGGACTCAACGGCTCCGGTAAGACTACCCTGCTCAATATGATCAACGGCTACATATGGCCCACTACCGGCTCTATCAGTGTACTCGGCGAGAAATTCGGTGAAGTGGATCTGCGTGAACATCGCAAGCGGATCGGCTGGGTGAGTACTTCGCTGCAGCAGCGGCTGCACGGACGCGATACGGCAGAGAATATTGTGCTGAGTGGCAAATTTGCCTCGATCGGCATTTATACCCAGATTGAGGATCATGATCGCGAACAGGCTTTGCAGCTGATGCAGCAGTTGGATGCCGAGCGGCTGGTAGGCCGCACTTACGATACGCTATCGCAGGGAGAACGTCAGCGCATACTGATTGCCCGTGCACTAATGGCTTCACCTGATCTATTGATTCTGGATGAGCCGTGCACGGGTCTGGATATTTTTGCGAGAGATCAGCTGCTTCAGCGGGTACAAACTATCGCAAACGGACAAAATGCTCCTACACTGCTGTATGTGACACATCATATTGAAGAGATTATGCCCTGCTTTAACAAAACGATGCTGCTGCGTGACGGTCAGATATTCGCTGCCGGTTCTACTGCCGATATGCTGGATTCGCAGCGACTCAGTGATTTTTTCAATACCAGTGTCGAAGTACGTCCCGAACCGGGCGATCGGTACTCGATCCGTCTCACCGGTCCTTTCACCACCATGCCTGCAGAGGCAGCAGAATAA